One Herbaspirillum rubrisubalbicans genomic window carries:
- a CDS encoding type B 50S ribosomal protein L31 — MKEGIHPDYREVLFHDMSNDFKFVTRSTIGTRETAEFEGKQYPLVKIEVSSESHPFYTGKHKIVDTAGRVEKFRQKFGSVGSKTAVSKA, encoded by the coding sequence ATGAAAGAAGGCATCCACCCGGATTACCGCGAAGTCCTGTTCCACGACATGTCGAACGACTTCAAGTTCGTCACCCGCTCGACCATCGGCACCCGCGAAACTGCTGAATTCGAAGGCAAGCAATATCCCCTGGTGAAGATCGAAGTGTCCTCCGAATCGCACCCGTTCTACACCGGCAAGCACAAGATCGTCGACACCGCTGGCCGCGTCGAGAAGTTCCGCCAGAAGTTCGGTTCCGTTGGTTCGAAGACCGCTGTCTCGAAGGCGTAA
- a CDS encoding PD-(D/E)XK nuclease family protein, whose amino-acid sequence MQLATVPIPPTPDFWQQAVRVLLREGQPLGQALQGQGEAALDFSGVQLMVPAFSHAQNFKAALARQLRRPYIAPRINTLSGLLAMQAPGETAPPSESERLMQLYAQLREHGWLKKMFSARRNADLLPLAHTLLALSDELTLALLPEIRASASGQEAAVGRWAQALAQLLEPLAPSAHGMLSDEAALVWQVWKTQLDANDRIVQRFDAMLALAEQASLPLVWVSPTEPEPLEAAFLAAYAQRQPVRIVTLDWSRPAIAPLHPIYLSAWEELVRDDEGIAAADADNVRTVTTDVTLPLLCPADDLENAAVQSAQIVLRWLGEGKNDIAIVAQDRVTARRLRALLERAEVAVADETGWKLSTTRAAAALAAWNDLVSARGETNALLDLLKSPFVFPDDHARSERVMRIETRLRRTNIAGDWQALQSAFAEAGQADELACIIMLAKQAARFTGRKTLAQWCETQRGLCRALGMEAALRADGAGEQCLLMLDDIAAEQGGLSDTFSFAEWRALLNLRLDATSYMPPIKDRRVVMLPLNGARLRRFDAVLVIGADAAHLPSPPQETLFFSNAVRRELNLTTRAVRQRQQLRDLTELLCVNPEVVLCWQTHQDGEPNPVSPWIERLELKLAQQGAAPLRRVVLPPPVKQLRAQPSSMPAPAAPDLLPASLSASGFGSFLACPYQFFAQRMLRVAVMDELSDTPEKRDYGSWLHEILYRYHAHLRDQDTPLPARAPLLAQLSEEVFQREMQRHPAALAFHARWQKVMPAYLLWANEREAEGWRFAFGEQAQSQALRWEDGGIELYGRLDRVDHNDHGERALLDYKTRTAANLRQKVKEEDDHQLAFYGLLAGGDVQHAHYVALELGPDKKTGDAAAPDFARKQKMLQQQITTTMQAVAHGAALPANGIESVCQYCEMRGLCRKGAWL is encoded by the coding sequence ATGCAGCTTGCCACCGTACCGATCCCGCCCACCCCCGATTTCTGGCAGCAAGCCGTGCGGGTCCTGTTGCGCGAAGGCCAACCGCTGGGCCAGGCCTTGCAGGGGCAGGGTGAGGCTGCGCTGGATTTCTCGGGAGTGCAATTGATGGTGCCGGCGTTTTCCCACGCGCAGAACTTCAAGGCCGCACTGGCGCGCCAGTTGCGCCGCCCCTACATCGCGCCGCGCATCAATACGCTCTCGGGCCTGTTGGCCATGCAGGCACCCGGCGAGACTGCCCCGCCCTCGGAGAGCGAACGGCTCATGCAGCTCTACGCGCAACTGCGCGAACATGGCTGGTTGAAGAAAATGTTTTCCGCACGTCGCAATGCCGACCTGCTGCCGCTGGCGCATACCCTGCTGGCCCTGTCAGATGAGTTGACGCTGGCGCTGCTGCCCGAGATCCGCGCCAGCGCAAGCGGGCAAGAGGCTGCCGTGGGTCGCTGGGCACAGGCACTGGCGCAATTGCTGGAACCGTTGGCACCTTCGGCGCACGGCATGTTGTCCGACGAAGCGGCCTTGGTATGGCAGGTCTGGAAGACCCAGTTGGATGCCAACGACCGCATCGTGCAACGTTTCGACGCCATGCTGGCCCTGGCCGAGCAGGCCAGCCTGCCGCTGGTCTGGGTCAGCCCCACCGAGCCGGAGCCGCTGGAGGCCGCCTTCCTGGCGGCCTATGCCCAACGCCAGCCGGTGCGCATCGTCACGCTGGACTGGAGCCGTCCTGCGATCGCACCCTTGCACCCCATCTATCTGTCGGCATGGGAAGAACTGGTGCGCGACGATGAGGGCATTGCTGCGGCGGATGCCGACAACGTCCGCACCGTCACCACCGACGTCACGCTGCCCTTGCTGTGCCCGGCCGATGACCTGGAAAACGCCGCCGTACAGAGCGCGCAGATCGTGCTGCGCTGGCTGGGCGAAGGCAAGAACGACATCGCCATCGTGGCCCAGGACCGCGTCACCGCCCGTCGCCTGCGCGCATTGCTGGAGCGCGCCGAAGTGGCCGTGGCCGATGAGACTGGTTGGAAACTCTCCACCACCCGCGCCGCCGCCGCGCTGGCCGCCTGGAACGACCTGGTCTCGGCCCGTGGTGAAACCAATGCGCTGCTGGATCTGCTGAAGTCGCCCTTCGTCTTTCCCGATGACCATGCGCGCAGCGAACGTGTCATGCGCATCGAAACCCGTCTGCGCCGCACCAACATCGCCGGCGACTGGCAAGCCCTGCAATCGGCATTTGCCGAGGCTGGGCAGGCCGATGAGCTGGCCTGCATCATCATGCTGGCCAAGCAGGCGGCGCGCTTTACCGGCCGCAAGACCCTGGCGCAATGGTGTGAAACGCAGCGCGGCCTGTGCCGCGCACTGGGCATGGAAGCTGCGCTGCGTGCCGATGGCGCGGGTGAGCAATGCCTGTTGATGTTGGATGACATCGCTGCCGAGCAGGGGGGATTGTCGGACACCTTTTCCTTCGCCGAGTGGCGCGCATTGCTGAACCTGCGTCTTGATGCCACTTCCTACATGCCGCCCATCAAGGATAGGCGAGTGGTAATGCTACCTCTGAACGGCGCGCGCCTGCGTCGTTTCGACGCGGTGCTGGTGATCGGCGCCGATGCGGCACACCTGCCCTCGCCGCCGCAGGAAACGCTGTTCTTCTCCAATGCCGTGCGGCGCGAACTGAACCTGACCACGCGCGCGGTACGTCAGCGCCAGCAATTGCGCGACCTGACCGAATTGCTGTGCGTGAACCCGGAAGTGGTGCTGTGCTGGCAGACCCACCAGGATGGCGAACCCAATCCGGTCAGCCCCTGGATAGAGCGCCTGGAACTGAAGCTGGCGCAGCAGGGGGCAGCACCGCTGCGCCGCGTGGTCCTGCCGCCACCGGTCAAGCAACTGCGGGCGCAGCCCTCGTCCATGCCTGCGCCTGCCGCTCCTGATTTGTTGCCGGCGTCGCTGTCGGCCAGCGGCTTCGGCAGTTTTCTGGCTTGCCCCTATCAATTCTTTGCCCAGCGCATGTTGCGTGTGGCGGTCATGGATGAATTGTCGGACACGCCCGAGAAGCGCGACTACGGCAGTTGGCTGCATGAAATCCTGTACCGCTATCACGCGCACCTGCGCGATCAGGACACCCCCTTGCCGGCGCGCGCGCCGCTATTGGCGCAACTCTCGGAAGAAGTCTTCCAGCGCGAGATGCAGCGTCATCCCGCCGCGCTGGCCTTTCATGCGCGCTGGCAGAAGGTGATGCCGGCCTACCTGCTGTGGGCCAACGAACGCGAGGCCGAGGGCTGGCGTTTCGCCTTCGGTGAACAGGCGCAGTCGCAGGCCTTGCGCTGGGAAGATGGTGGCATCGAGCTCTACGGCCGACTGGATCGGGTCGATCACAACGACCATGGCGAGCGCGCCCTGCTCGACTACAAGACCCGCACTGCCGCCAACCTCAGACAAAAGGTCAAGGAAGAAGACGACCATCAACTGGCCTTCTATGGTCTGTTGGCCGGCGGCGATGTGCAACACGCCCATTACGTTGCCCTCGAACTGGGCCCCGACAAGAAGACCGGCGACGCCGCCGCACCCGATTTCGCACGCAAACAGAAGATGCTCCAGCAACAGATCACCACCACCATGCAAGCCGTGGCCCACGGCGCGGCGCTGCCGGCCAACGGCATCGAATCGGTCTGCCAGTATTGCGAGATGCGCGGCCTGTGCCGCAAGGGAGCCTGGCTGTGA
- a CDS encoding UvrD-helicase domain-containing protein, translated as MSAAEQQPAAYEVNGKPVAAEVFTREACDPRHSVVVEACAGSGKTWLLVARMLRLLLSGAQAPELLAITFTRKAAQEMRERLLELLHELALADEHHAASLLRERGVAEADLPRLLPLARGLYERILSSEQSLSIDTFHSWFARLLQIAPLASGVPHGYTLTEKNGELLEEAYRRFMQTLREPEGAIVKAALLELYELVGDFNTRQLLDAFIDKRAEWWAATQDDGEEAEPSPLCWLEALCGDDARRDARLALWDDAPLVARASQVAVLLGQGGSLNKNRAVAIESALTAGPALEHFDALYSQFFDDKDKPRKNGKVKSLLAALTQHFAASDEAALAAFEDEFNAIGEALRKLQGRSKEKLVLQLNRALFAAGRAYLDCYQEVKSEQRVLDFADLEWQAYRLLKDDASAAYLQTRLDARYKHILLDEFQDTNPLQWCIVRCWLDAYGGDAAQPSVFVVGDPKQSIYRFRRAEPRVFVAARELLRSQGAAILRANQTRRNASAVVNVLNRSFIRGGNPLFAQQTTLGLAGGEVWRLPLVRQEEGEENVTRPETDAESASAAASSAASEGEQDIIAWRNPLTTPRGEEEDARRLLEGQALAQALLKAYREVPVITGKSERAMRWGDIMLLVRKRTHLAAYESALRAAGIPFISDKRGGLLESLEIADLIALLTFLITPNDTRALAHVLKSPIIGAADDDLVQIARRAAHAEGGHWWQHLQAMQQEGAASGALVRAVTLLQRWLQAAPHLPVHDLLDRILHQGELVARYAQNASPLTRSQTLGNIAAFVELSLNMDAGRYPSLPKFIDALRVLQRTSGGDAPDEASVDASADAVRILTVHSAKGLEAPVVAILDANHSDSVEDNLGILCAWPQDQDAPTHFSAFGRRSERGSAREELFEQEDQLRTQEDWNLLYVAVTRAKQLLLVSGVAGKRGTGEGGVVEGSWYQRLFASDAPVREIGEEAVQGADVAAVEEVFSLSLFDPRPQPMLLFGAADGEQEQTPPAIADDGTLVSNEAIDEGVALHALLERLTHANAWPLTLPAPPTLVRWLGISAEMAQVVHAQARVVLAQPQLERFFNPALHRWARNEMEIVTPAGVLRLDRVVMFEEEVWVLDYKRRLLDSERAEYAAQLARYRSALVSVFSDKRIRSALITADGVLTEH; from the coding sequence GTGAGCGCCGCCGAGCAGCAGCCGGCCGCCTACGAGGTCAATGGCAAACCGGTCGCGGCAGAGGTCTTCACGCGTGAGGCCTGCGACCCGCGCCACTCGGTGGTGGTCGAAGCCTGCGCCGGCAGTGGCAAGACCTGGCTGCTGGTGGCGCGCATGTTGCGCTTGCTGCTCTCCGGCGCCCAGGCCCCGGAACTGCTGGCCATCACCTTCACCCGCAAGGCCGCGCAGGAAATGCGCGAACGTCTGCTTGAACTGTTGCATGAGCTGGCGTTGGCCGATGAGCACCACGCGGCCAGCCTGCTGCGCGAACGCGGCGTGGCCGAGGCGGATCTGCCGCGCTTGCTGCCGCTGGCACGCGGGCTGTATGAACGCATCCTGTCGTCCGAACAGAGCCTGTCCATCGACACCTTCCATAGCTGGTTTGCACGCCTGCTACAGATCGCACCGCTGGCGTCGGGTGTACCGCATGGCTATACCCTGACCGAGAAGAATGGCGAATTGCTGGAGGAAGCCTATCGCCGCTTCATGCAGACGCTGCGCGAACCCGAGGGGGCAATCGTCAAGGCCGCGCTGCTCGAACTGTATGAATTGGTCGGCGACTTCAACACGCGCCAGTTGCTGGACGCCTTCATCGACAAGCGCGCCGAATGGTGGGCTGCCACGCAGGACGATGGCGAGGAGGCCGAACCTTCACCCCTGTGCTGGCTGGAAGCACTGTGCGGCGACGACGCCCGGCGCGATGCCCGCCTGGCGCTGTGGGACGATGCCCCCTTGGTCGCACGCGCCAGCCAGGTCGCCGTGCTGCTGGGGCAGGGCGGCAGTCTCAACAAGAACCGCGCCGTGGCCATCGAATCGGCGCTCACGGCCGGCCCGGCACTGGAACATTTCGATGCGCTCTACAGCCAGTTCTTCGACGACAAGGACAAGCCGCGCAAGAACGGCAAGGTCAAGTCCCTGTTGGCGGCATTGACCCAGCATTTCGCCGCCAGTGACGAAGCCGCGCTGGCCGCCTTCGAGGACGAATTCAATGCCATCGGCGAGGCCCTGCGCAAGCTGCAGGGACGCAGCAAGGAAAAGCTGGTGCTGCAACTGAACCGTGCGCTCTTTGCTGCCGGTCGCGCCTATCTGGACTGCTACCAGGAAGTGAAGTCCGAACAGCGCGTGCTGGACTTCGCCGACCTCGAATGGCAAGCCTATCGCCTGCTCAAGGACGACGCCAGCGCCGCCTATCTGCAGACCCGCCTGGATGCGCGCTACAAGCACATCCTGCTGGACGAATTCCAGGACACCAACCCGCTGCAATGGTGCATCGTGCGCTGCTGGCTCGATGCCTATGGCGGCGACGCGGCCCAGCCCAGCGTCTTCGTGGTGGGCGACCCCAAGCAATCGATTTATCGCTTCCGCCGCGCCGAGCCCCGCGTCTTCGTGGCCGCGCGCGAACTGCTGCGCAGCCAGGGGGCGGCCATCCTGCGCGCCAACCAGACGCGCCGCAATGCCAGTGCCGTGGTCAATGTCCTCAATCGTTCATTTATCAGGGGCGGCAATCCGCTGTTCGCCCAGCAGACCACGCTGGGCCTTGCTGGAGGCGAGGTGTGGCGGCTGCCGCTGGTGCGGCAAGAGGAAGGTGAAGAAAACGTCACCCGCCCTGAAACCGACGCAGAATCGGCCTCTGCGGCTGCCTCCTCGGCCGCGTCAGAGGGAGAGCAGGACATCATTGCCTGGCGCAATCCGCTGACCACACCGCGCGGCGAGGAAGAAGATGCGCGCCGCCTGCTGGAAGGGCAAGCGCTGGCGCAGGCCTTGCTCAAAGCCTATCGCGAGGTGCCGGTCATCACCGGCAAGTCCGAGCGTGCCATGCGTTGGGGCGACATCATGCTGCTGGTGCGCAAGCGCACACATCTGGCCGCGTATGAAAGCGCCCTGCGCGCCGCCGGCATTCCCTTCATCTCCGACAAGCGCGGCGGCCTCTTGGAGTCGCTGGAAATCGCCGACCTGATTGCGCTGCTGACCTTCCTCATCACGCCCAACGACACGCGGGCACTGGCGCACGTGTTGAAGAGCCCGATCATCGGGGCCGCCGACGACGACCTGGTGCAGATCGCCCGCCGTGCCGCGCACGCCGAGGGCGGCCACTGGTGGCAGCACCTGCAGGCCATGCAGCAGGAAGGCGCCGCCTCGGGCGCGCTGGTGCGCGCAGTCACGCTGCTGCAACGCTGGTTGCAGGCCGCACCACACCTGCCGGTGCATGACCTGCTGGATCGCATTCTGCATCAGGGCGAACTGGTGGCGCGCTATGCCCAGAATGCCTCGCCGCTCACGCGTAGCCAGACCCTGGGCAACATCGCCGCCTTCGTCGAGTTGTCGCTGAACATGGACGCCGGGCGCTATCCCAGCCTGCCCAAGTTCATCGATGCGCTGCGCGTGCTGCAGCGGACCTCGGGTGGTGATGCGCCCGATGAGGCTAGCGTGGACGCCAGCGCCGATGCGGTGCGCATCCTCACCGTACACAGCGCCAAGGGACTGGAAGCCCCGGTAGTGGCCATCCTGGACGCCAATCACAGCGATTCGGTGGAAGACAACCTGGGCATTCTTTGCGCCTGGCCGCAGGACCAGGATGCGCCCACGCACTTCTCCGCCTTTGGACGCCGCAGCGAACGCGGCAGTGCGCGTGAAGAATTGTTCGAGCAAGAAGATCAGTTGCGCACGCAGGAAGACTGGAACCTGCTGTATGTCGCTGTCACCCGCGCCAAGCAGTTGCTGCTGGTATCCGGGGTGGCCGGAAAACGCGGCACAGGGGAGGGCGGGGTGGTCGAAGGCAGTTGGTATCAACGGCTGTTTGCCAGCGACGCGCCGGTGCGCGAGATCGGCGAGGAGGCGGTACAGGGCGCCGACGTGGCTGCGGTCGAAGAGGTTTTCAGCTTGTCCTTGTTCGATCCCCGGCCGCAGCCGATGTTGCTCTTCGGTGCGGCCGATGGCGAGCAGGAGCAAACGCCTCCAGCCATTGCCGACGATGGCACTCTGGTCAGCAACGAGGCCATCGATGAAGGCGTGGCCTTGCACGCCTTGCTGGAGCGCCTCACCCACGCTAATGCCTGGCCTCTGACGCTGCCTGCGCCGCCCACGCTGGTGCGCTGGCTGGGCATATCGGCCGAGATGGCGCAGGTGGTCCATGCCCAGGCACGCGTGGTGCTGGCGCAGCCGCAACTGGAGCGCTTCTTCAACCCGGCACTGCATCGCTGGGCGCGCAACGAGATGGAAATCGTCACGCCGGCTGGTGTCTTGCGGCTCGATCGCGTGGTCATGTTCGAGGAAGAAGTCTGGGTGCTCGATTACAAGCGTCGCCTGCTCGATAGCGAGCGCGCCGAGTATGCGGCGCAACTGGCACGCTATCGCAGCGCACTCGTGTCGGTCTTTTCTGACAAGCGAATCAGGTCTGCGCTGATTACCGCTGACGGCGTGCTGACTGAACATTGA
- the trxA gene encoding thioredoxin TrxA — translation MSEHIKHITDASFEADVLKSDKPVLVDFWAEWCGPCKAIAPILEEVAKEYDGKLQIAKLDVDSNQAIPAKFGIRGIPTLILFKNGAAAAQKVGALAKGQLVSFIDSNI, via the coding sequence ATGAGCGAACATATCAAACATATTACCGACGCCTCCTTCGAAGCCGATGTGCTCAAGTCCGACAAGCCCGTGCTGGTCGATTTCTGGGCCGAATGGTGCGGTCCCTGCAAGGCCATCGCCCCGATCCTGGAAGAAGTCGCCAAGGAATACGACGGCAAGCTGCAGATCGCCAAGCTGGACGTGGACTCCAACCAGGCCATCCCGGCCAAGTTCGGCATCCGCGGTATCCCGACCCTGATCCTGTTCAAGAACGGCGCTGCCGCCGCCCAAAAGGTTGGCGCACTGGCCAAGGGCCAATTGGTCTCGTTCATCGACAGCAACATCTGA
- the rho gene encoding transcription termination factor Rho — MHLSELKAMHVSALLEMAISLDIENAARLRKQELMFAILKKRAKSGEQIFGDGALEVLPDGFGFLRSPDASYMASTDDIYISPSQIRRFNLHTGDSIEGEVRTPKDGERYFALVKVDKVNGEPPEASKHRILFENLTPLHPNKLLQLERDMRGEENITGRIIDLIAPVGRGQRGLLVASPKSGKSVMLQHIAHAITTNHPDTVMIVLLIDERPEEVTEMQRSVRGEVVASTFDEPATRHVQVAEMVLEKAKRLVEMKKDVVILLDSITRLARAYNTVIPASGKVLTGGVDANALQRPKRFFGAARNVEEGGSLTIIATALIETGSRMDDVIYEEFKGTGNMEVHLERRLAEKRVYPAINLSKSGTRREELLIKPDQLQKIWVLRKLMYDMDEIEAMEFILDKMKSTKNNAEFFDMMRRGN; from the coding sequence ATGCACTTATCAGAACTAAAAGCGATGCACGTCTCTGCCTTGCTGGAAATGGCAATCAGCCTGGACATCGAGAATGCTGCGCGCCTGCGCAAACAGGAGCTGATGTTTGCCATCCTGAAGAAGCGCGCAAAATCAGGAGAACAGATTTTTGGCGATGGCGCCCTCGAAGTGTTGCCTGACGGCTTCGGCTTCCTGCGCTCGCCCGACGCCAGCTACATGGCGTCCACCGACGACATCTACATCTCGCCTTCGCAGATCCGCCGTTTCAACCTGCATACCGGCGACTCCATCGAAGGTGAAGTGCGCACGCCCAAGGATGGCGAGCGCTATTTCGCCCTGGTCAAGGTCGACAAGGTCAACGGCGAACCGCCGGAAGCCTCCAAGCACCGCATCCTGTTTGAAAACCTCACGCCGCTGCACCCCAACAAGCTATTGCAGCTGGAGCGCGACATGCGCGGCGAGGAAAACATCACCGGCCGCATCATCGACCTGATCGCCCCGGTCGGCCGCGGCCAGCGCGGCCTGCTGGTGGCCTCGCCCAAGTCGGGCAAGTCGGTGATGCTGCAACACATCGCCCACGCCATCACCACCAATCATCCAGACACCGTGATGATCGTGCTGCTCATCGACGAACGTCCGGAAGAAGTGACCGAAATGCAGCGCTCGGTGCGCGGCGAAGTGGTCGCCTCCACCTTCGACGAACCGGCCACCCGTCACGTGCAGGTCGCCGAGATGGTGCTGGAAAAGGCCAAGCGCCTGGTTGAAATGAAGAAGGACGTGGTCATCCTGCTGGACTCGATCACCCGTCTGGCGCGCGCCTACAACACCGTGATCCCGGCCTCCGGCAAGGTGTTGACCGGTGGTGTGGACGCCAACGCGCTGCAACGCCCGAAGCGTTTCTTCGGTGCCGCCCGTAACGTCGAAGAAGGCGGCTCGCTGACCATCATCGCCACCGCCCTGATCGAAACCGGTTCGCGCATGGATGACGTGATCTACGAAGAATTCAAGGGCACCGGCAACATGGAAGTGCACCTGGAACGCCGCCTGGCCGAAAAGCGTGTGTACCCCGCCATCAACCTCTCCAAGTCCGGCACCCGCCGTGAAGAGCTGCTGATCAAGCCAGACCAGTTGCAGAAGATCTGGGTGCTGCGCAAGCTGATGTACGACATGGATGAAATCGAGGCGATGGAATTCATCCTCGACAAGATGAAGTCCACCAAGAACAACGCCGAGTTCTTCGACATGATGCGTCGCGGTAACTAA